Proteins encoded within one genomic window of Fusobacteriaceae bacterium:
- a CDS encoding type IV secretory system conjugative DNA transfer family protein, translated as MVKSVKRFFYRCKRLGIKEALNDRKVEAIIILASFFVGALVATQIFARCVYYNPHLWGLKIGNIHLYFPFQIFFWVFRYQKAAPAAVGISLSLFLLIFLTPEILIFSLSKNEEPTTHGSARFANTKEIGNMLLFPAKKEIWDSFRKAGTDKVYSVTLAGRPERDLDGIVIGRDLYGHELYDLEPHPIALGAPTRSGKGVSVIIPTLLTWKSSVIVNDIKGENWQITSAYRRKMGQLCLKFAPTDLVSCHYNPLQEIRKGTVYEYQDAMAIANIIIAPGKDKDGFFAPSGVNFLTGVILHVLYVVKDKECASLADVLNFVKPANFKGFDDEESEALIEAAMKEMTKAYHNTTADINLFHEIYGSVVKDAMGEEKPRIHPIAARTGFDMLGRPGPERSGIISSAILNLQPFGFPTIMRNTEDSDFRIDDLMNHERPISLYFVIPPSELTNTAVLMRLIITQIIYHHTRQMKIEDGRASYRHRLLLLIDEFPALGKIELLEKAMAYVAGYGIKPFIIYQDINQLASIYTKDNSILSNCRISIFYTPNDDKTPGLIEKKLGKKTVMQKSHSFSGIFSVFSKINYSESYISRSLMTVDEILTMDNDETLIFVTGEHPIRGEKIRYYREERYLERLRWGGKFQDTIDRVEHNYFEESNFEA; from the coding sequence ATGGTTAAGTCAGTCAAAAGATTTTTTTACAGGTGCAAAAGGCTTGGAATCAAAGAAGCTCTGAATGACAGAAAAGTTGAGGCAATTATCATCTTGGCGTCTTTTTTTGTGGGGGCTCTTGTCGCAACACAGATTTTTGCCCGGTGCGTCTATTATAACCCGCATCTTTGGGGGCTGAAAATTGGGAATATCCATCTTTATTTCCCGTTTCAGATATTCTTTTGGGTGTTCCGGTATCAAAAGGCTGCGCCTGCTGCTGTGGGGATATCGTTAAGTCTGTTTCTGTTGATATTTTTGACGCCTGAAATATTGATTTTTTCGCTTTCGAAAAATGAAGAGCCCACAACCCATGGGTCTGCCCGCTTTGCGAATACAAAAGAGATCGGAAATATGCTTTTATTTCCGGCAAAGAAAGAGATTTGGGATTCTTTCCGAAAGGCTGGGACAGATAAGGTCTATAGTGTCACCCTTGCCGGGCGTCCTGAACGTGATCTTGATGGTATTGTAATCGGACGCGATCTCTATGGTCATGAACTTTATGACTTGGAGCCTCACCCTATTGCACTTGGAGCGCCCACGAGATCAGGAAAAGGGGTGTCGGTAATTATCCCGACGTTGCTCACATGGAAATCTTCGGTCATTGTGAACGATATCAAAGGGGAAAATTGGCAAATAACCAGCGCTTACAGGCGCAAAATGGGCCAACTTTGTCTGAAATTTGCGCCGACAGATTTGGTGAGCTGTCATTATAACCCACTGCAGGAAATCAGAAAGGGGACAGTCTATGAATATCAAGATGCTATGGCGATTGCAAATATCATCATTGCACCGGGAAAAGATAAAGATGGGTTCTTTGCCCCAAGTGGCGTCAATTTCTTGACCGGTGTCATTCTCCATGTTCTCTATGTCGTGAAAGATAAAGAATGTGCCTCATTGGCCGATGTTTTGAATTTCGTAAAACCCGCGAATTTCAAAGGTTTCGACGACGAAGAAAGCGAAGCCTTGATAGAGGCTGCTATGAAAGAGATGACGAAAGCTTATCACAATACCACTGCTGATATCAATCTCTTTCACGAGATCTATGGTTCTGTTGTTAAAGATGCCATGGGTGAAGAAAAGCCAAGGATACACCCTATTGCGGCAAGAACTGGTTTTGATATGCTGGGTCGGCCGGGTCCGGAGAGATCGGGTATCATATCAAGCGCAATACTTAATTTACAGCCTTTTGGGTTTCCGACAATCATGCGAAACACAGAAGATTCTGATTTCAGAATAGATGACTTGATGAATCATGAAAGGCCTATTTCTTTGTATTTTGTGATTCCTCCGTCTGAGCTTACCAATACGGCAGTTTTGATGCGACTTATCATAACACAAATCATTTATCACCATACAAGGCAAATGAAAATCGAAGATGGACGTGCAAGCTACAGACACAGGCTTCTACTCCTAATAGATGAATTTCCTGCTTTGGGTAAAATTGAGCTATTGGAAAAGGCCATGGCCTATGTGGCAGGGTATGGAATCAAGCCTTTTATTATCTATCAGGATATCAATCAACTGGCGAGCATCTATACCAAAGACAATTCCATCCTGTCCAATTGCAGGATTTCCATTTTCTACACGCCTAATGACGATAAGACCCCTGGGCTCATTGAAAAGAAGCTGGGGAAAAAGACGGTTATGCAGAAATCGCATAGCTTTTCGGGTATTTTCTCTGTGTTTTCCAAGATCAATTACAGCGAATCGTATATTTCAAGATCCCTGATGACGGTTGATGAGATCCTGACTATGGATAACGATGAAACACTGATCTTTGTTACCGGAGAACACCCGATCCGGGGAGAAAAAATAAGATATTACCGCGAAGAAAGGTATTTGGAACGCCTCCGGTGGGGCGGGAAATTTCAAGATACAATTGATCGGGTTGAACATAATTATTTCGAAGAGTCTAATTTTGAAGCATGA
- a CDS encoding TrbI/VirB10 family protein, with protein MAENNNVTQPVGGSQNANTSAKKVKKVFILVPLLVIAAITIVTVASSGKSKANVSIAKEEDTQIRAENPFFASYSENREDEAIPEVKDFTRKVEPSASQFREDYRMAPADANPTAEYKKELLRKFMEESEQARKAAPSFNSVGRSNGAPSPLVDVGAAQSPEDYDQNRQGSKVKFLESKRAQNFYLGSTTIPAISPYELKAGSFIPAVLMTAINSDLPAKTIVALVRENVFDSVTGNFLLIPQGTRVVGTYDSNVTFGQNRLLVIWQRLIFPNGSSLNLENMQGIDLTGKAGLTGKVNNHFAQLLKGVVLASAMGAAAAIMDNDERSWEGRATNGAGEEIVTIGNSFAEKALGRQPTIEIAQGARINISVHSDMILEPYTK; from the coding sequence ATGGCAGAAAATAATAACGTAACACAACCTGTTGGCGGGTCACAAAACGCAAATACTTCAGCCAAGAAGGTTAAAAAAGTTTTTATCCTTGTCCCGCTTCTGGTGATTGCGGCAATAACCATTGTGACTGTAGCGTCAAGCGGGAAATCAAAGGCCAATGTCAGTATCGCAAAGGAAGAGGACACGCAAATTAGGGCAGAAAATCCTTTTTTCGCTTCATATTCTGAAAATAGAGAGGACGAAGCGATACCTGAGGTCAAAGATTTCACAAGAAAAGTGGAGCCTTCGGCGTCTCAATTTCGGGAAGATTACCGGATGGCCCCGGCTGACGCGAATCCTACGGCTGAATATAAGAAGGAACTTTTGAGAAAGTTCATGGAAGAATCTGAACAGGCCAGAAAGGCAGCGCCTTCATTCAATAGCGTGGGACGAAGTAACGGCGCCCCCAGTCCTCTTGTAGATGTCGGGGCGGCTCAGTCGCCAGAAGACTATGACCAAAACAGGCAAGGAAGCAAAGTAAAATTCTTGGAATCGAAACGAGCGCAAAATTTTTATCTTGGTTCAACCACAATTCCTGCAATTAGTCCCTATGAGTTGAAAGCCGGATCATTCATTCCGGCTGTCTTGATGACGGCAATCAATTCAGATCTTCCGGCAAAAACCATCGTGGCTTTGGTTCGTGAGAATGTATTTGACTCTGTTACGGGGAATTTTCTTTTGATTCCGCAAGGGACGCGTGTAGTTGGGACCTATGATTCGAACGTTACTTTTGGGCAAAACAGGCTTCTTGTGATCTGGCAGCGGTTAATTTTTCCGAATGGTTCATCGCTCAATTTGGAAAATATGCAGGGCATTGATCTGACAGGAAAAGCAGGGCTTACCGGAAAAGTGAATAATCATTTTGCGCAATTGCTGAAAGGCGTTGTGTTGGCTTCTGCCATGGGAGCGGCAGCGGCCATTATGGATAACGATGAAAGATCATGGGAAGGTAGGGCTACAAATGGCGCCGGAGAAGAGATTGTAACGATTGGAAACTCGTTCGCGGAAAAAGCCCTTGGTAGACAACCCACGATTGAAATTGCACAAGGGGCACGGATCAATATTTCGGTTCATTCGGATATGATCCTGGAACCTTACACCAAGTAA
- a CDS encoding TrbG/VirB9 family P-type conjugative transfer protein has translation MKKLQNLAMLFMMALVLSIPGHASEVVITDEMVKQSIEKYGVNIYAEYQAAEELRNEYKDYSMKEPEIKSGIKEAKRSVATRFVYFEDDMYRIYCRAGFITTIYLNPDEEIIYTAGGDTARWVIDVGKTGSSEGERQIVAVKPFLAGIKTNLVVNTNKRSYNFFLHAANDWYNPEVRFLYPQDEKMKFQNKAATTLGQTTKVSLDKLNYEYKWNNKRIFFAPKQVFDDGEKTFIILREAVKTREIPVVYIKDEQTGNLAIVNSRMNENTIVIDRLFDAATLKLGKKEVVIKRKGAYTRRADSASRVRR, from the coding sequence GTGAAGAAATTACAGAATTTAGCCATGCTTTTTATGATGGCGTTGGTCTTATCGATACCGGGTCATGCCAGTGAAGTTGTGATTACTGATGAAATGGTAAAGCAATCAATTGAAAAATATGGGGTCAATATTTATGCGGAATATCAAGCTGCTGAAGAACTCCGAAACGAATACAAGGATTATTCCATGAAAGAACCGGAGATCAAAAGCGGTATCAAAGAAGCGAAACGATCAGTTGCGACGAGATTTGTCTATTTCGAAGATGATATGTACCGGATTTACTGTCGGGCGGGGTTTATCACGACGATTTACTTGAATCCGGATGAAGAGATTATCTATACAGCGGGTGGAGATACAGCAAGATGGGTCATTGATGTTGGGAAAACGGGATCTTCTGAGGGTGAACGGCAGATTGTAGCCGTGAAGCCTTTTTTGGCAGGGATCAAAACGAATCTTGTGGTCAACACAAATAAGAGGTCGTATAATTTTTTCCTGCATGCGGCCAATGATTGGTATAACCCGGAAGTTAGATTTCTCTATCCGCAAGATGAGAAGATGAAATTTCAGAATAAAGCAGCCACGACCTTAGGCCAAACGACAAAGGTATCGTTGGATAAGCTCAATTATGAGTATAAGTGGAATAACAAGCGAATCTTTTTCGCGCCAAAACAGGTATTTGATGATGGCGAAAAAACTTTTATTATTTTGCGGGAAGCTGTCAAGACAAGAGAAATTCCGGTTGTCTATATCAAAGACGAGCAGACTGGGAACTTGGCTATCGTAAATTCCAGAATGAATGAAAATACGATCGTAATTGACAGGCTGTTTGATGCTGCGACATTGAAGTTAGGCAAAAAAGAGGTTGTAATCAAGCGAAAAGGCGCTTATACAAGACGGGCTGACAGTGCGTCGCGGGTACGAAGGTAA
- a CDS encoding type IV secretion system protein has translation MSTLNYDPHAGALYKGKEINPREDHFYDKLFIQARARRNWQMVCLVLFVMLAGMLAAYVRLSNRVYVEPYVVLVDEKEGLIRNVGELSHVKYVPSDKMIFSVLGQHIKDTRSVPLDYVLFGQNIEKQYLFLTPQAQQKLNAYMQADNVNEYFKNKRSREVKLSTILKMSGNSYQARWEEVSYAENGTVEKKEKFSGIFTFEIKESTDEKTLMVNPLGIMIKDFSYNHEL, from the coding sequence ATGTCTACTTTGAATTATGATCCACATGCGGGGGCCTTGTATAAAGGGAAAGAAATTAATCCTCGTGAGGATCACTTTTACGATAAACTTTTCATTCAGGCGCGGGCTCGAAGGAACTGGCAGATGGTCTGTTTGGTTTTGTTTGTGATGCTTGCAGGCATGCTCGCGGCTTATGTGAGGCTATCTAACAGGGTATATGTTGAGCCGTATGTCGTGTTGGTAGATGAAAAGGAAGGGCTTATCCGAAACGTGGGGGAATTGTCGCACGTGAAGTATGTACCCTCGGATAAGATGATCTTTTCTGTCTTGGGACAGCATATCAAGGATACGAGGTCGGTTCCATTGGATTATGTTCTGTTTGGACAAAATATTGAGAAACAGTATTTGTTCCTGACACCGCAAGCCCAGCAGAAACTGAATGCTTATATGCAGGCAGATAATGTGAATGAGTATTTCAAAAACAAGCGGTCACGGGAAGTCAAGTTATCGACAATACTCAAAATGTCAGGAAACTCATATCAAGCCCGATGGGAAGAAGTGTCGTATGCCGAAAATGGGACAGTCGAGAAGAAAGAAAAATTTTCGGGAATTTTTACATTTGAAATCAAAGAATCAACTGATGAAAAGACGCTCATGGTTAATCCCTTGGGAATTATGATCAAAGATTTTTCGTATAACCATGAGCTATAA
- a CDS encoding TrbC/VirB2 family protein produces MKIKKVENDGKTQRKIRWKMFFLFLVGLGVVLCRKLMASESMPWDGPLKKLLDNLAGPTARTVSIISVILLMLGLMFGHGGGIVQKLLQICIAIAVCFVAATWVPSFFGHAGGMLI; encoded by the coding sequence ATGAAAATTAAAAAAGTTGAGAATGATGGGAAGACTCAACGTAAAATCCGTTGGAAAATGTTTTTTTTATTTTTGGTTGGGTTAGGTGTTGTGCTTTGCAGAAAACTTATGGCGTCTGAGTCGATGCCGTGGGATGGGCCGCTTAAAAAGTTATTGGATAATCTGGCAGGACCTACTGCAAGAACGGTATCAATCATTTCGGTCATTTTGCTGATGCTGGGTCTGATGTTTGGTCATGGGGGCGGAATCGTTCAGAAACTCTTGCAGATCTGCATTGCTATCGCGGTCTGCTTTGTCGCTGCAACTTGGGTACCTTCTTTCTTTGGTCATGCAGGTGGGATGTTGATCTGA